The Paenibacillus sp. FSL H7-0357 nucleotide sequence TTCCTGTGGAAGCTCATTTTCACTGCATTTACTTTAGGCACAGGCTACCAGGGCGGTGAAGTTACTCCATTATTTGCTATAGGGGCGACACTCGGAAACAGCCTGGCTGGTGTACTTCATTTATATGCTCCTTTCCTGGCCTCACTGGGCTTTATTGCGGTATTCTGCGGAGCCACCAATACACCTATTGCCTGTTTCATAATGGGGATTGAATTATTTGGTTCCACCGGGGCGGTTTATATGTTTATTGCTTGTCTGGTCAGTTTTTTATTCTCAGGACATACCGGTATTTATACATCCCAGCAGATCGGCGTATCGAAAAGTCATCTGATCCCTATCCCAGAAGGGACTACCCTAGCCTCCGTCAAGGGTCTGCGCAAACGAAAAACAAAAGCCAGCGGAAAAAAACATACCAATCAGTAGATTTGCTGATCAAAACCATGCTTGGGTTGAAATTAAATAAAAGGTATGGTAAAATTCTGTTACTTTAATGACTGGAGTTGAAAAGGATAATGTAGAAATTTTCTTGCGAATCTTTTAAACAATAAAACGACAAATGCGATTTTATTTCGCATGTGTTTTATTCTTTATACGCAAGAAAGTTACGCATTTCTTTTCACTCAGACGAATATCCTTGTCTAACTCCGCTTTGGGGCTGGATTTGCTGTATTTATTTGAGCTACAAGAAAGTAACTTTCTTGTAGCTCTTATTTTTTTATATACAGGAGGAATATTTATGTCATTAATCAATGTTGCGAACCTCACGTTTGCCTATGAAGGCAGCTACGATAATATATTTGAGAACGTAAGTTTTCAAATTGATACCGATTGGAAATTAGGATTTACGGGAAGAAACGGGAGAGGGAAAACAACCTTCCTAAGCTTGTTGCTTGGTAAATATGAATACAGCGGAACGATTTCGTCTAAGGTCGATTTCGACTATTTCCCGTTCCCTGTCGAGAATAAGGAAAATAATACCCTTGACGTAATCAGCGACATCTACCCGGATTATATTCACTGGAAGCTGATGCGGGAGCTTTCATTACTAAAAGTATCCGAGGATGTTCTATACCGGCCCTTTGATTCCTTGTCCAACGGTGAGCAGACGAAGGTGCTGCTTGCTGCATTATTTATTAAGGAAAACAGCTTTTTGCTCATTGATGAGCCTACCAATCATTTGGATCTGAATGCAAGAAAACTGGTCAGTGCTTATCTGAATACCAAAAGCGGCTTTATCCTGGTCTCCCACGACAGATCCTTTCTGGATAATTGTGTAGACCACATCCTGTCAATCAATAAAACCAACATAGAAATTCAAAAGGGGAATTTCTCCGCTTGGTGGGAAAATAAAAGGCGGCAAGATCATTTTGAACTGGCAGAGAATGAAAAACTAAGAAGAGACATCAAGCGCTTGTCGGATTCTTCTAAACGAACGGGCAACTGGTCGCATGAGGTGGAGAAAAGCAAAAATGGAACACGGAATTCCGGTTCCAAGTTGGATAAAGGTTATGTTGGCCACAAGGCTGCTAAAATGATGAAACGCTCTAAAGCCATTGAGCAAAGACAGCAATCTGCCATTGCTGAAAAGTCTAAACTGCTGAAAAATATTGAAAATTCCGACAGCCTGGAGATTTCACAGCTTAATTATCATAAAAACGAGCTGGTTGAGCTTGAACATGTCTCGATTCAATACGGGGAGAAAATCGCCTGCGCAGATATCAGCTTTTCGATTGAGCAGGGGGAGCGAATTGCACTTTCCGGTATAAATGGCTCCGGTAAATCAAGCATTATCAAGCTGATTTGCGGCGAGGAGCTAGACTATACAGGCACACTCAGGAAGGACAGCCAGCTTACGGTATCTTACGTATCACAGGACACCTCGCATTTACAGGGCAATTTAACGGACTACGCCAGAAGCAACGGGATTGATGAAAGCCTGTTTAAATCGATTTTAAGAAAACTTGATTTCTCCAGAGTACAGTTTGAAAAGGATATATCTGCGTTTAGCGGCGGGCAAAAGAAGAAAGTGCTTATTGCGAAAAGCCTTAGTGAGAAGGTCCATTTGCATATTTGGGATGAGCCGCTTAATTTTATTGATATTATTTCCCGGATGCAGATTGAAGAGCTGCTGCTGGAATACACACCAACTATTCTTTTTGTCGAGCATGACAGTGAATTTTGCAACAATATTGCTACAAAAATCATTCATCTGTAATCCATTACCTGAATTTCTCAGGACCGGTCACTGCAGACTTTCTCGGCTCACCCGAAATAACTCCTAACTCGTAACCCAATGAGTTCTTTCGCGTATATGATATAACTATGATCCGACGAAGCTGCAGGGATTGAATGTTAAAGGTCCAAACTAAAAGAAGTTGAGGTAATCCATCTTATGAATGAATTTACACTGCATGCCGATACAGCGTATAAGCTGGCTGAGCAGAAAGCTGCTCAATATTTTGCATCACTTTTTACACAGGTCAGGAATAGGAGTTATGTGCCTGCCTTAACTGCAGACTTCCATTTGTGGAAGAAGAGCCATATTCATCATCATTCATGGCTGTCCTTTTTTTCGCGAAACCAAAGGAACCCCGGATCTGCGGATTACCACCGGTATATTCAATGGCTGAATTATACAGGGAAATTAAATGATTATCTCGACCGGAGCATTTCCTATATCTACATGAGGGATCTGGGCAAAGCGCTGGATTCTCCGGACACTCAAACCAGGATTCAGCGGATGGTTGCCGATATCAAAGATCAATTGATACCCTCAGCCTCAGCAGGCGGGGAAACACAGCAGGACATGCTGAATTTGGCAAAGCTGTACCGCTGGGCCCAGAAAGAAGGGGTTGAAACAGCCACGATCTGGGTGATTACTAAACTCAAAACCGTCTCCGCCAATCTGCCGGAGGAAATGAATCCCGAGCAAGCCCAGCGTAAGCTGATTAAGATTATTATCGGGGTTGTCATGTATGTGATGGAAGAGATGGAAGGTAACCTTGCCCCTGCAGAACGTGCCTTAAGACTTGATGAAGCCATACGGCTGGGGTATTCTTATGGACTTACCTATCCTTTCATAGACGATCTTTTAGATTCTGCTGTCTTAACCGTTCCTGAGAAAGAACAGTATTCCCGGTTGATCCGTCAAGCGCTTCTGAGCGGAATAGTCCCGGAGCTGGGTGAGTGGGACGGTGAAAAGATTCCGCTGATGGAGTACGTGCATTCGGAGCTGCGGGAAGCCTTTGAGTACATTAAGAACCATCAGCGGATGGAGACGCAGAAATCGTTTTTTGAGCGTTCCTATGTGTTTTTTCACTCTCAGGAAATAGACCGGGCAAAGAATCTGTCCCATGATGGTTATACCAATGAGGAGCTCTATATTCCTGTGATCCTAAAATCATCTTCCTCCCGCTTGATTGTCCGCTCTGTAATCAGTGCGCCGCTAGATGACGGTTTTGATCATCGAACTTTCTATTATGGCTTATACAATCAGCTGGCGGATGATTTTGCCGATATGTCCGACGATATGCTGGAAGGCGCGGTTACCCCGTATACCTATTATTTAAAATACCGCCAGCAGCGCAACGATTTGATCAATCCCTTTGAAATGTACTGGACTGTCATTTCCCATCTGCTCCATAATGTGTTTCATTCTGATCCTAAAACTTGCGAGGTGATTCTGGACCGGGTCATTAACGGTTTGAAACGTTCTAGAGAACGTTTAGGCAGGGATAAATACAACGAAATCATGGAGATATTTGCGTCTGGCAGCCCGGAATTCAAACGCCTGGTAGACCGGATGGTTCACAAAGCAGAGGATGTCGATTTCTTCGACAAATTGCTTCGGGACCAGCTGCTTAATACACTTCGTAACAACCGGAAGGAAAAGGAAGAGTTTCACGATACGATCAAAACGGTACGCGGAATGATCAATAGCCAGCTCCTAATCCCTAAGCCTGAGGGAATGCCACCGATGAAGGAACTGCTTATAGATGCTGCTAATTACAGTCTCGAAGGAGATGGGAAACGAATACGTCCAGTCTTAACGTGGGTTATGGGCGTAAGAGAATATGGACTGGAGCCAGCGGATATTGTGCCGCTGCTCAGATCCTTGGAATATATGCATACCGCTTCCTTGATCTTCGATGATCTGCCATCCCAGGATAATGCGTCAACCCGCAGAGGGCGTGAAACCCTGCATCAGGTGCATGATGCTGCGACTGCCGAATTAACCGGCCTGTTCCTGATCCAGAAGGCTACAGAGGAACAAGCATCTCTCCGTCATTTCGATCCGAAAACCGTGCTTGCCCTGATGCAGTATTCAGCACAAAAGACTGGGGATATGTGCATGGGGCAGGCGATGGATCTGCATTCCAAAGGCGAAGATTTAACTCTGGAGCAACTGAATGAGATTTGCTTTTACAAGACCGGGATTGCCTTCGAGGCGGCGCTGGTCATGCCAGCTATGCTGGCTCAGGTGAAGGAGGCGGAAATTACTGCGCTGAAGAAATTCGCTTATCATGCGGGGATCGCCTTCCAGATTAAAGATGATTTACTCGACCAGGAGGGTGACCGGCTATTGCTCGGCAAACCCGTTGGCCAGGATGCCGGAAATAACACTTCGACTTTCGTATCCATTCTTGGGCTGGAGAACGCCCGGAAAGAGCTGTGGGAACATTACTGTCTGGCCTCGGAAGCATTGAGCGAGCTGCCCCGGAATATTGCTTTTCTGAAGCATTTATTGAATTATATGGTTAACAGGAACCGCTGAACTGCACACATGAAATCATACAGTAAACGGCAAGCCTCTGCACTTGGAGGTTTGCCGTTTCTTCTTGCTGCTGTCACCAAGAGAGATAGTTAATAAATTTTTAATAAACAGCGCGTAAACTGACAATACAGTAAGGGGCAAAGATGTAGGAATAAACTGTTTGGACAGCGGAGCGGATGACTATCTTCCAAAGCCATTTGCACTCGAGGAATTGCTGGCAAGAATGAGGTCGACTAGGATATGTACTCCGAAAATAAGGGCAGTGCGATTACAGAAATGAAAATACGCTGCCATACGTCCCCTTATACACGGGTTGTCCGAATTTCCGTACCCATTCATCGAACAGCTTCTGGGAAATGCCATTGGCGACAATTACATAATCCGGATGGTCATACTCAATAATGTCGGGAAGATATTCCGAAAATCCGTACATGGAGCGTTCAAAAGCAGTCCATCCCAGCGCGCCAAGGGAGGCTTTCGTAATAAATGGATCCTGCCTGCCGTCACACAGCACATCACCGCCGCGGAACATCACATAACCGGATGAACCATAACGGTCAAGGACTTTGGGCCGGGTTCCTTCAGGGGTACGCTGCAGAATGTAGTTCATTTCATCCACCGGATAATTGTACGCATTAATGACAGGCGGAACCATGAATATATACGCAATATTTAGAAGTAACCCTGCTGCAAGCAACAGCCTTAGTGTGCTTTGCCGGATTAGAATACCTGGTTTGCGTAAGAACGCCAGGGGAATAGCTTCAAAAAATACAGCTCCAAAATAAGGGATGAAAAGCCACATAAACAAGTTCTGCTTAAAGTTGGACACACCCAGATACAATATACCGAGCATGAAAAAATAACGAAAAGGTTTTCCCTGTAGTGCAAAAGGAAGGGTACAGGCAAAAAACAGCAGCAATATCATAAGGGGCAGATTCTCCAGACTGTTGTAATGAATCGGCTTCCATTCATTGATAAGCAGATTGAAGTTTTTTTGCGTCACCGTCAGGATATACAGAAGACTCTTCAGTCCTCCAGGATTTGCAATGCCAATCAGCCAGACCAGGACAAAGACAATGGTTTTATGTAAATTCAGCGTTCGATTCAGTAAGGATTCTAGCAGTGCCATACCGGTAAATACGGCAATGACTAGCCACACACCTGCATGGAAATTGGCGATGGCCAAAGAAAGGGCGATCATAGCAACGGCATATTTAGTTTTAGCTGACAGTTGATACTCCCTCAGATAAACGAAGAACCAGACAATCATGAACGACGAAATCATCTGCGGACGGCCTTTGAAGTAGTTGTAATAAACCCAGCATGAAATCAGCAGTACAAAAGGGAGCAGAAGAACATGCTCCTCCTGAAGTCCCAGCTCTTTGCGCGATATTTTACCTAGACGTAACAGTCCAAGCACTAAAAAGAACAAACAAGCCGCAGTCAAAACGTACACTCCCGGCCAGCCGAATGCCTGATAGAGCGGTGCAACGAGGATTTGAAATCCAACTTCATGCGGGACATATGGCAGCTTGTCACCGTAAAACGTATGAATGGCATGATGCAGGACTTCTCCGTGATTGATCATATAACGGCCAACCTCAATATGCCAGAAGGTATCGGGATCATTGTAGGAAAACTTGGGAAACATTAACAGAACAATCCCGATAATCACTATTCCGTATATCGATTTGACTATTTTAAGCTTCATGTTGACTGCCTCCCCCTGGGTTTTGAGTTCTATTATAACCTCCTATTCTTAAAGGAAGGTAAAGACATCCAATAATCCTGCTAAATTAATAGTTCGTTAAGAATTGCTTCACGGCCAGTTTATACTTAGCCATTACACTCAGACTAGACGAACCATAAATGGATAACAGGAGGATGTAAGGCTGTGCTTACTTTGTATAATTCCCCCTTACTGCTGCTCTAATCTCTATAGTTTCATCCTGCAGCGCACGATATGAACTAATGAAACGGAGTGAAGTGTATGCATCAACTATTGACATGGATAACTGAAACGGCGCTTCATCTTGTACATTCACTGGGGATCTGGGGGATATGGATCGGAATGATCCTGGAGAGCGCCTGCATCCCTATCCCCAGTGAGGTAATTATGCTCAGCGGCGGCTTTCTGGTTGCCCAGGGATCACTTTCATTTTTGGAAGTGGTCGTGGCAGGTTGTATTGGGAATCTCATCGGCTCGATCATTGCCTTTTATGTCGGCCGTGCCGGAGGAAGACGCTTGCTCGATAAATACGGCAAGTATATCCTGCTGAATGCGCATCATCTTGAGCAGGCGGAACGCTGGTTCAATAAATTTGGAGAGGGCACCGTATTTTTTACGCGGATGCTACCCTTTATACGGACCTTTATCTCTTTGCCGGCAGGAATTGCCGGAATGAAAACTTGGAGATTTATAGGATTTACCTTGCTGGGTTGTATCCCTTGGAATGTGGCTCTTGTCTATTTGGGATACCGTTTAGGCGGGAACTGGAGCGTCGTGGAACAGTATTTGCGCCCAGTCAGTTATGCGGTTGCCGGAGCCGTAGTGCTTCTGTTGGCATGGTGGTTACTTCGTAGAAAGAAAGAACGGGCAGTTTAAACAGTTTTACGTCTTAATAAATCCACCTTGTGCTTTTGGATTCTTCTTGAATTATCGTATGATAAGGAAATCATGGAACTAATAAGAGGCGGGTGATTGACCGGATATGTCCATACGTTTGAAATTTCTGCTGTCCTATGCGGCTATGCTGGTGGTACCGCTGCTTCTGCTTGTTCTTACTGCTCTGCTGCTGACGGTTGTCTATCACGGAGATGTGCAAAGTCTGAAAAGCGCATATGAGAGCAAATTTGAAGGAATGGAAGAGAGCGATACTCGTAACCTGATTAAACATACCTTCATGCAAAATACAGATTTACTTACAGATACAGCCTTTCTGGACGAATTATCTGCTGATATGCT carries:
- a CDS encoding Lsa family ABC-F type ribosomal protection protein; amino-acid sequence: MSLINVANLTFAYEGSYDNIFENVSFQIDTDWKLGFTGRNGRGKTTFLSLLLGKYEYSGTISSKVDFDYFPFPVENKENNTLDVISDIYPDYIHWKLMRELSLLKVSEDVLYRPFDSLSNGEQTKVLLAALFIKENSFLLIDEPTNHLDLNARKLVSAYLNTKSGFILVSHDRSFLDNCVDHILSINKTNIEIQKGNFSAWWENKRRQDHFELAENEKLRRDIKRLSDSSKRTGNWSHEVEKSKNGTRNSGSKLDKGYVGHKAAKMMKRSKAIEQRQQSAIAEKSKLLKNIENSDSLEISQLNYHKNELVELEHVSIQYGEKIACADISFSIEQGERIALSGINGSGKSSIIKLICGEELDYTGTLRKDSQLTVSYVSQDTSHLQGNLTDYARSNGIDESLFKSILRKLDFSRVQFEKDISAFSGGQKKKVLIAKSLSEKVHLHIWDEPLNFIDIISRMQIEELLLEYTPTILFVEHDSEFCNNIATKIIHL
- a CDS encoding polyprenyl synthetase family protein — its product is MNEFTLHADTAYKLAEQKAAQYFASLFTQVRNRSYVPALTADFHLWKKSHIHHHSWLSFFSRNQRNPGSADYHRYIQWLNYTGKLNDYLDRSISYIYMRDLGKALDSPDTQTRIQRMVADIKDQLIPSASAGGETQQDMLNLAKLYRWAQKEGVETATIWVITKLKTVSANLPEEMNPEQAQRKLIKIIIGVVMYVMEEMEGNLAPAERALRLDEAIRLGYSYGLTYPFIDDLLDSAVLTVPEKEQYSRLIRQALLSGIVPELGEWDGEKIPLMEYVHSELREAFEYIKNHQRMETQKSFFERSYVFFHSQEIDRAKNLSHDGYTNEELYIPVILKSSSSRLIVRSVISAPLDDGFDHRTFYYGLYNQLADDFADMSDDMLEGAVTPYTYYLKYRQQRNDLINPFEMYWTVISHLLHNVFHSDPKTCEVILDRVINGLKRSRERLGRDKYNEIMEIFASGSPEFKRLVDRMVHKAEDVDFFDKLLRDQLLNTLRNNRKEKEEFHDTIKTVRGMINSQLLIPKPEGMPPMKELLIDAANYSLEGDGKRIRPVLTWVMGVREYGLEPADIVPLLRSLEYMHTASLIFDDLPSQDNASTRRGRETLHQVHDAATAELTGLFLIQKATEEQASLRHFDPKTVLALMQYSAQKTGDMCMGQAMDLHSKGEDLTLEQLNEICFYKTGIAFEAALVMPAMLAQVKEAEITALKKFAYHAGIAFQIKDDLLDQEGDRLLLGKPVGQDAGNNTSTFVSILGLENARKELWEHYCLASEALSELPRNIAFLKHLLNYMVNRNR
- a CDS encoding DedA family protein, producing the protein MHQLLTWITETALHLVHSLGIWGIWIGMILESACIPIPSEVIMLSGGFLVAQGSLSFLEVVVAGCIGNLIGSIIAFYVGRAGGRRLLDKYGKYILLNAHHLEQAERWFNKFGEGTVFFTRMLPFIRTFISLPAGIAGMKTWRFIGFTLLGCIPWNVALVYLGYRLGGNWSVVEQYLRPVSYAVAGAVVLLLAWWLLRRKKERAV